AGCAGGCGCGGTGTGCGCAGCACATGCGCGACAGAAAGCTCAGGCACCGCCCGAGCCGCAGTTTGAGTATCAGACATGAGTATTTGCAGGTGTTTTATAATGAGCGCCGCCCTTTGCGGGCAGCAGGGACGGGCGATGGTACAGAGCAAGGCGACAAAACGCCAGCCTTGCGACCGCGCCGATTACTCAACACGCTGGTAAGGAAAGCGGTCCTGAATGGCTTTACGGAAGTAGCGGCCCTTTGATGGGGCGCGCGCCAGCGCGAGCCACACCTGCTCCGGCACGTTCTGGTAGTGATAGACCGCGCCGCTGTGAAAGGCGATTTCCAGCACCCGGCGGTCCAGGTCATAGCCGACCGACGCCAGGCTTCTGGAGACGACATCTTCTCGTTGCATTACGTCCTCGCGGCGGATGAGACAATGGTATGAAGTATAGCGCTGAAACCTGTGAGAGCGGCCGAGGACATCGCAGATAAAAAAACCAGCCTTAACGGCTGGTTTTGATGGATATTTTAACGCCAGAACCAGAGCACAGCTATTGAGATACGAGGCGTGATCCCAGCCTGAGGCTGTTTCCGCCGCGATCGTCAGTCACCTGCCAGACGATATTATCCCCGCCAGGCTCTGGCGGCAGAGAATAGGTTGCTGATCCTTTTGGTGGCAACATTCTTCCTTGCGTATCAATTGTTTTTTCGCCCACCATCAGGGAATAAAAGGTAATCCAGTAAGGTGTCGGATTCTCCGCATGCAGGGTATTTCCCGCCCGGCTAAATATCACTTTTTGATAATCGCTGCGGGTCGGTGCTTTTAAACCGGCAGGACGGTAAAATAATTTCATCCGCTGATTTATGGCCACAGCCAGCGCATGTCTTTTTTGTTCCAGCCCTTGCGGGCTGGCTTTAATCGTGATCCAGTAAACCGATTCCCGGTCAGTGGGAAGAGGTGCATTTTTGTAAATAATATGAAGTTTTCTGACGTTATTCGGGTCGAGTCGGAATAACGCTGGGGATACTTCAAATGGTGGTGTTGACGCACTGTCTGTTGTGCCCGTGACTGCATCGCTATCCACCCATGATTCAATCAGCCAGCGTTCTTTGCTCTGGTTTCGTACGGTCAAAGAATGTTGTTTTTGTCCTGGCTGATAAATAACCCGCGTTCCTTCAATCACGACGCCGGTTTGCGCTCCGGATGCCGTCGCTGCAGGCGCCTGGATAATTCCCGTCATGGTCATCTGGACAGTATCTGCGGCCTGTGCGCCCTGCGCCCAGCTAATTCCACCTGAAATGAGCAACGTCATCAACGTAGTTTTTGAAAATAATTTACTGGCAGACATAATATTTCTCCTGTTATTGGTAATTGATAGTCACGGTGGCCGAAGCATTCGCATCACCGGCGGCGACTATCTCTGCCGTTTGTAAATAACGGGCCTTCCAGCCAAAATTGAGTATGGTTGGAGTAAGTGGTTTAAATTGGCTAATGCTGCCGATCGGAACGCCATTATTATTGGCGTCCACAATTTGAATGGCCACGCCGCTGGCGGTCAGTACGCTGCTGGGCGTTAATTTAATGGCGCCCGGTTGAGGGGTGGCCGTGTCTGCCGTGGCATCCAGTTTTGCATACACCATAATTCCGGCAGGGCAGCTGAGTTTAATCGGAAGCTCCACACTGGCTGTGGTGCTGTTGATACCGGTAAACTCTGTGGTGAGATGATTGTTTAAATTTGCCGCAACCGTAGGCGTCAGAACGGTACATGACAGGGAAGGAACGACAATTGTTGTATTTCCCATGTTGTACGCTCTGTCCTGATGTTCCGCTGAGGAATAATAGAAATTTTTGACGGCCAATTGCTTTATATCTAAAACCCCGGCTTCTGGCGTATCAGATGTTTTTATGAGATCGACAATGGTCGGATTCGCATCATAAGCTGCAGTCGGGCCTGTCCAGACAGGGCTTGAAGTATAGGGGGACGTAAAATAAAACCCATTTTGCAAAACGCGAACCCCAATGCCCTGAAGGTTTGTTTCATAGACATGGCTGATGGAGGTTTCATTCGCAGAATAAGATAAGTGAAAATGAAAATAACCGTAAGATCCAGCGTCACACTCCATTTCTTTATTATTTGTGGCGGGTATTGATTGCGAAGCGATAACCCCGCCGACGGGAATATCTGATGTCACCGTCACTGTTCCGAAATTCACAGTCGCATCAGGTTGCGGATAGATAACACAATTCGCTAATGCTTGTGTTATACCCGCAATGAGCAACACTACCACACATAAAGTGTGATATAATATTTTCTGGTTTTTCATGTTTTCTACCTTAAATAAATGGCTGACTTGCATTCATCCGGACGTAATAACGCCAGATGTCATCGCCTATTTTTATACTGTTTATTTCCTGGCTCTTGTTCAGGGGTGCAGATAAAAAGAGGGTTGCCGCGGTTTTCAGGACTGAGGTGATGCTGCCAACTTACTGATTTAGTGTATGATGGTGTTTTTGAGGTGCTCCAGTGGCTTCTGTTTCTATCAGCTGTCCCTCCTGTTCAGCTACTGACGGGGTGGTGCGTAACGGCAAAAGCACCGCCGGACATCAGCGCTATCTCTGCTCTCACTGCCGTAAAACATGGCAACTGCAGTTCACTTACACCGCTTCTCAACCCGGTACGCACCAGAAAATCATTGATATGGCCATGAATGGCGTTGGATGCCGGGCAACCGCCCGCATTATGGGCGTTGGCCTCAACACGATTTTCCGCCATTTAAAAAACTCAGGCCGCAGTCGGTAACCTCGCGCATACAGCCGGGCAGTGACGTCATCGTCTGCGCGGAAATGGACGAACAGTGGGGATACGTCGGGGCTAAATCGCGCCAGCGCTGGCTGTTTTACGCGTATGACAGGCTCCGGAAGACGGTTGTTGCGCACGTATTCGGTGAACGCACTATGGCGACGCTGGGGCGTCTTATGAGCCTGCTGTCACCCTTTGACGTGGTGATATGGATGACGGATGGCTGGCCGCTGTATGAATCCCGCCTGAAGGGAAAGCTGCACGTAATCAGCAAGCGATATACGCAGCGAATTGAGCGGCATAACCTGAATCTGAGGCAGCACCTGGCACGGCTGGGACGGAAGTCGCTGTCGTTCTCAAAATCGGTGGAGCTGCATGACAAAGTCATCGGGCATTATCTGAACATAAAACACTATCAATAAGTTGGAGTCATTACCACAGACAAAGTAATTAAAAACAGAAACAAAAGAATGACTATTTTCCTGACGGAAACAGACGTCCGTTGTTTTCTGCGTCCGGGTCAGAATAAAGAACGGCTGTAAAAAATACTGAATCAAAACAGGACAGGAAATGTGCTTTTTCCAGGGACTTTCGGGGCTTCATTCGGGGAAAAACGGCATGGTATATAATTGTAAATATTATCAATTGATTAGGTTTTTTCTCCACGTTTAATCACTGCTGCGAAAAACTAAGGAAATATTTGAAATAATAGTGTGCATCGTTAAACGGAGATACACCGTATATGCAAAGGATTTCGGCTCCCTACGGAGCCGAAATCAGGGGAGTTAATAAGATGCCATGCTTAAAGCAAATAATCTCTGGTATTGGTGGCCGTTACTGGGGTTGAAGGATCAACGGTATCCTGTGGATCGACCGTTACAGTGGTAGAGAAACCAAACACGTTACCACTCACTGCGTAGCAAGTTTGTGTTGCCTGTCCCTGCGCATCGGTGACGGATTGACCGCTATTACAGTGGATAAAGCCGTTAGCGGGGTTAGACCAAATGACGGTCGCTCCGGCCACCGGATTGCCATTAATGTCTTTTACCAGCGCGGTCGTAATGCCCGGATCTGCCGCATTTCCTCTTCCGACCGAACTCAGCGAAACACTCACCGCTTTGAGCGAAACAGACGTAAAGGTTGCGGATGCGTTGCCGGATTTACCGCCCGCGCTGGCGATGACCGCGACCGTTTCTGCCGTGGCGTCGGTGAGGCTGACGGTGGCGAGACCACTGGCATCGGTGGTGACGGTGAGCGGTGTGGTGGCGGTAGCCGTTCCCACGTTCCAGGTGACGCTGACGCCCGCCATCGGCTGGCCGGACGCGCTGGTAACCAGCGCCTGCGCGACGTTAGCTGTGCTGCCATCCGCAGGCGAATTGTTAGTGGTGATGGTCACTGCGACACTACTTACCGGCACAACGCTAAAGACAGCGATCGCGCTGCCGGTTTTGCCGCCCGCAGTGGCGCTGACGGTGATAGCTTCCGCCGTGGTGTCGGTGAGGCTGACCGTGGCGATCCCGATGGCGTTGGTGGTGACGGTGAGCGGCGTGGTGGCGGTGGCCGTTCCCACGTTCCAGGTGACGCTGACCCCCGGCATTGGCTGGCCGGATGCGCTGGTAACCAGCGCCTGCGCGACGTTGACCGTGCTGCCGTCCGCAGGGGAATTGTTGGTGGTCATGGTCACTGCGACATCATTCACCGGCACCGCGGTAAAGACCGCAGAGGCGCTGCCGGATTTGCCGCCCGCACTGGCGCTGACGGTGACGGTTTCCGCCGTGGTGTCGGTGAGGCTGACCGTGGCGATCCCGCTGGCGTTGGTGGTGACGGTGAGCGGCGTGGTGGCGGTGGCCGTTCCCACGTTCCAGGTGACGCTGACCCCCGGCATCGGCTGGCCGGATGCGGTGGTAACCAGCGCCTGCGCGACGTTGGCCGTGCTGCCGTCCGCAGGGGAATTGTTGGTGGTCATGGTCACTGCGACAGCGGCGACAGTCTGGCTCACGAAGGTTGAGTTTACCGAATCCGTCTTATTCCCGGCGCTGGCGCTCAGCTTTATAGCGCCCGGGGTCGTGGAGGAAAGATGAATCGTTGCCACACCGCTGCTGTTCGTGGCCTTGTCGCTGCTGACAATTGTGGCACCATTGCCCACTTTCCAGGATATCGCAACGCCGGAGAGTCCTTTACCGCTGGCATCTTTCACCTGTACCTGGGCGGCGTTTTGATCGGTGCCGTCGGCAATACTGTTATCTTTAGTGACGACGAGATCCAGATTTGCGACTAAGAGATTGAATGCCGCAGATGTCGTGCGTACGACAGAACCGGAGGTGGCGGTCACGATCACCTGACCCGCAGTCGTATTCGTCAGGTTAACGGACGTATTGCCATTTGCATCCGTCACGCTGTTCGTATTGCTCAGAGCCGCGTTGCCACTCACCGTCCAGACGATGGCGGCATGGGCGGCAGGCTTGCCATCAGCGGTGACAGCATGAAGCGTAACGGTGTCGGCAGAGGTGCCATCCGCCGGACTGTTATTTTTTATTGTTGCAAGCGTCATATCCGCCACCGCTTTTGACGTCGCTTTTTTCTTGTATTGCAGGATAATTTCATTGTTGCGATCAACGAGATCGTAACGGCTGCCAGCCAGACTCCGTCGTGTGGCCACTTGCTCGGGGGAGATTTGCGACTGCCATGAGCTATCAAGCGCGTAGTGAAAGTTCAGGCTGAACTTCATTTCGTCCATGGAATCCTGGCCACGCTTATAATCGATGCCAGCAGTAATCAGGGGCACGGGCGTATAATTTAAACCGACCGTCACTGCGGAGGGGTTACTCTGCAAATGATCTTTATCGAACAACGCCACGTTATCACCGTAATATTGTTCGTACATTAATTTCGCGCCTAGCTGTGGAAACGAAGGAAGATAACCTTCTGCGCGCACGTCATAACCGTCAGCAGGCTTTTCATTGTAATTATCAAAATCGCCTGAGTTGTGCCATTGACTGGTTCCAATATACGTATTGGCGGAAAGTTTGAGATAATTTGTCCAGGCTTCAGCGCCAAATCCGATCCGGCGATTTTCACCCGTAAAATCATCATCAAAAAAGACGTTACCGCCGAACATCCAGTCGCGGACATAGAATGTGCGTACCCCTACGCCAATGTTGCCGGTCGTGCGGCCATCAGGTGCGCGAATGCCTAGCTGGGTGAAAAGCACGGATTTCTTATTGTCATAGAACGGAGCCAGGAAATCAAAAGCGCTATTATCCCAGTTTCCGTTATCATCGACGTCAAGCGTGACCTGCGCAGTACCGAAATGGCTTAACCATTCTTCAACCGTTGAGGCCGCATGAGTTGTTGCGAGATGTGTTGCGGTGTTTTTCATTGCATCAGCGCCATTTTGTGCCGCACTGCTGGCAAGCGACGCGCTAAGCGTTGACGCATCAGACATATCTGTTTCAGTCGCGCCAGGCCCGGATGAGGCGTGCGCGGGTAATACTAATAAAGGGAACGCTATTTGTAGGAGGATTTGCGCCCAGATAATAATCTTTTTTAACAGGCTAATTTTTAACGTATTCTTTTCCATTATGGATTGCTCATGCATAAATTCTCAATCAACACCCGTGCTACAGGTATCCTTAATGATGCCAAATGCATCTTAATATCCTGAAAAATGCAGTATTAACCTATGCCTTAATTTCCCATATAAATATCGATGCCAGACCAGACAGCATTAATGCTCCTGGAATAACAGGATGAGTATGTAAAAGAGTAAGTTGCTGAATTTAAATAATTACAGCAAAGCGCCTTCAATAAGGATTAAATGTATCGATGGTTTCTCCTGCTAAAAGTCAACGAGAGCATAAAAAATGATGACCCTTTGCAATACCTTTTGTTGAACATGTAAGTAAATGTTATTAACGCTGACATTATTAACTGGCTAACGCCGAGTCTGAAAGCGGAAATTACTATAATAGGATTAATAAGAATATTCCAGTGATGATAAGGGGAGTTAAGCGTGCTAATAAACAGAGTGATATATAAAGTGTATTTTTATGCTCACTTTTTTGCAAAAAAAGGCCAGTTTAAAGCTATATAAAATAGATAATAATAGGGTCTCTGCTACACGTGGATTAATTTTGTTTATCGCTGTTTGAGAATGGCTTACGGGAGTAAAGATTATTGCTGAAATATCTGTATACGAACAATTTACCGGAAGAAAAAATAGTCTGGCGGCTTTGTCCGTACGCTCATTACACGATGAGTGCGCGGAAACGGGCTGTACCGGTTTGAGAAGAATGAGAGGGGCTTTTATAAATGAAGTGCGTTACAGGTTCACATAACACGTTAGAGGTGGTGAGTATGTTCTGAGGAGTATATTGATGATGAGCAGTAAGATAGCATTGGGAGAGATAATCATGACACTCATTTCCGACCCGATAGAAATGATCAGAATTTTGATCATACTGACCCTGGGTGAGGTGGGCAGATGGTTATGTGGCGGCGGTCGGCTGCGTGAAAGAACAGGCGATCTGATTATCAGTATCCTGCTCTTTGCTCTTATCAGGCCGCATATCATTAGCATGTCATCCATCTTCGGCATGCGGATATCTTCACGAACTATTGCCATCTGCATCGCGCTGGTGGGTTCAAAGGGTATTAACCGTATTCTGGTTTATATCATTAAGAAAAGGACAGGATTTGATATTGATAAAGTGCTCGAAAAGAAAAAATAACACATCGCAAAGACTGTATTGTAAAGCATGGTATTAAAATCTCTGATGTATATGATTGACACCAATACATCAGAGATGATTTTATGGCATGTCGGTCTTAATAAGCAGGAAAGGAATTACTGTGCTTGTTTTGTAATGGCAGCTAATACTTGCATAATGTCAGAAAAAATGGCTGTGCTTTTATGTTTTTTATTGATATAAAGCCCGCTCTGAATTCTGATGTCTGGTATTTTTATCTTCTTTACACCCGGTGGCGAAAAAAACGAAGTGAGACATTCGGGTAATAACATCATTCCTTCTCCCGAACTTACTGAAATGAGAATAGAGGCCGTATCTCTGTCTGTTTCTATAATATCCACATGCGGTATAAAGCTTTTGATGCTATTTGAGATAATTCCTTTTAACTCATTGGAGAAAACATCCTTTCTGATAAGCAGGCTTACATTACGGATGCTGTTAAAGTTTTTTAGCGCTGTGACGTGAAGTGTTTCAGGCATAAGAAGGAAAATGGATTCATCACTGGCTTTATGAAAAATAAGATTATCAGTGTAAGCTATTTCTCTGAAGGACAAGATGCCTGCGTCGGGGTTAGTGTGAAGAGACTGGATATCGGCGCAGGAAACAGAGACGCGCCTGCAACACACAGGCTGGTTCGTTTTTTTTAGCCAGGATAAAATATGCTGATAAATGACCAATGGGACACTAATGTCGCAAAGTAACTCAAATCGGGAGCATTTGGCTGAGATACTGAAGTCGTTTTCTATCGAATAGAGGAGGTCGTAGGTGATGCTGCCAACTTACTGATTTAGTGTATGATGGTGTTTTTGAGGTGCTCCAGTGGCTTCTGTTTCTATCAGCTGTCCCTCCTGTTCAGCTACTGACGGGGTGGTGCGTAACGGCAAAAGCACCGCCGGACATCAGCGCTATCTCTGCTCTCACTGCCGTAAAACATGGCAACTGCAGTTCACTTACACCGCTTCTCAACCCGGTACGCACCAGAAAATCATTGATATGGCCATGAATGGCGTTGGATGCCGGGCAACCGCCCGCATTATGGGCGTTGGCCTCAACACGATTTTCCGCCATTTAAAAAACTCAGGCCGCAGTCGGTAACCTCGCGCATACAGCCGGGCAGTGACGTCATCGTCTGCGCGGAAATGGACGAACAGTGGGGATACGTCGGGGCTAAATCGCGCCAGCGCTGGCTGTTTTACGCGTATGACAGGCTCCGGAAGACGGTTGTTGCGCACGTATTCGGTGAACGCACTATGGCGACGCTGGGGCGTCTTATGAGCCTGCTGTCACCCTTTGACGTGGTGATATGGATGACGGATGGCTGGCCGCTGTATGAATCCCGCCTGAAGGGAAAGCTGCACGTAATCAGCAAGCGATATACGCAGCGAATTGAGCGGCATAACCTGAATCTGAGGCAGCACCTGGCACGGCTGGGACGGAAGTCGCTGTCGTTCTCAAAATCGGTGGAGCTGCATGACAAAGTCATCGGGCATTATCTGAACATAAAACACTATCAATAAGTTGGAGTCATTACCGAGGTCGTAAACAGGTTTGATTTTCTCATAAAGCGTAATCGCTAATTCTGTTGGTTCAAGGTAATTATATTTTCTGATAAATAATTTCCCTCCCATTTTTTCTTCCATTTCGTAGATTACGCGGGCGAGAGGTGAGCGTGTTACACACAGTTGCTCTGCCGCACTGTTGATGCATTTCGCTTCAAAACAAACAATAAAGTATTTTAATTTTTTTGATATTAACAAGTTCATCATTACCCCCGTTCAAAAGTTTCCTTCTTCAACAACATATTTGAAGATGATTGATGGGAAAATAATACCTTCCAGATCCCTCATATGTAGTAGCTGTCTGTCCGTGCTCCTGTGCAGGTCTCTCACAGGTAAGATACGCGATTAGCTATTATCCTTGGCTCAAAAATGGCTGACAGAATGCGCATTAATCGCACATTTCTGGATGGTAATAAGCAATGAGCGGCTCATGCTGATTCCGTCATTATTTTACCAGGCAAATTTTAGGGTGGCATACCAGAACATGATGATGTTGTGCGTGTAATTTTTTATTTGATATTCGCTATTAGCAGGTACAGATAATAGCCGGTCTGTAGCAGGAGAGCAGTAAAATCAACCGCGGACATCTCTTTCTGACTGCCTGTAATGTTTCAGGCGAGCAGACATGAAATCACAGGTATGCGTCAGTGTGCGACTGGCTATTTTTTGCCTAAAGAGAGGGGGTATTGACAGGGACGGGAATGATAAACGCATCGGTCAGGATACGACAGATATAAAAAGAGCAAGTCTCTCGACTTGCTCTTTTCCGGGGTAATGTGCCACTCACATTGCTGCGGACTGACGCATTTAAATTTTGGTCGGCACGAGAGGATTTGAACCTCCGACCCCTGACACCCCATGACAGTGCGCTACCAGGCTGCGCTACGTGCCGACGTGGAGGCTTATACTACCCGTTTTCACGCTGATTGCAAGCCGCGCCAGGCCGAGTGATTTATAAATAATCAATCAGTTAGCAATGAAGCGTTTTTCATCCGTCAGCACCTGCAGCAGCAGGCTGAGCTGCGGTTTATCGTCCTTCATTCGTTCGCCGCGCAGGTCATACATCCGGTAGTTGCCGTTGTTGTCCAGCACCAGCGTCATCTGCGGCGTCGTCACCGCCAGCGTATTGTTATCCGCGCTCACCACCCAGTTATTGCGGCGGGCAGGGGAGAAGAGATCTTCGCCCTGCGAATATTCATAAGCCGGTGTGCGCACATGCAACAGACGCTGCATCAGGGTCGTCATCACGTCCTGATGATCGGTCAGTTTCGTCACGCGCTGCGCAGGCGTGCCCGGCCAGTGGATAACCAGCGGCACCTGAATGCGCGAGCGATCCCAGCCGAAGCTCTCCTGCTGCTTGCCTAACGGAACGCCGCGGCCCGCCGTGATAATCACAACGGTATTATCCAGCTTACCGCTCGCTTTAAGCGACGCCAGCACGCGATCAATCTGCGTATCCACATTCCCCGCCGCGCGGGCGTAGCGGCGCGTAAAGGCCGCCTGCTGAGTATCTTCATCAATGTTGGTGCCATTGAAGGAGACCCATGAGAACCAGCGGTTATCTTCTGACGCGTATTTGTTGAGCCAGCTAATCCACTGCGACGCGGTTTGATCGTCGCCCTGCGGCTGTGTCGTCGGGAGTGAGAAGTCCGACAGCAGCGCCTGGCGGTACAGCGAACTGCTGAAACCATCTGACGCGAACAGGCCGAGCTGATACCCCTGCTGATTCAGCGCGGTGATCAGCGCCGCCGGAATACGTGCGGCCAGCACGCCATCCATGTAACCCGGCGAAATTCCGTAGAACAGACCAAAAATGCCGCTATCGGTCAGATTCCCGGAGCTGAAATGCTGGGTGAAATTGATGTTGTCGTGCGCAAACTGCGCAAGCGACGGCATCTGTTTTTCAAAGCGCGAGTAGTTCAGGCCATCGACCGTAATCAACAGCACGTTATGCCCGGAGCCCATATCGCCGTAGCGCAGATCGCTCAGCGGATATTGCACGCTGACCGCCTCCGGATCGCCTTGCTCCACCAGACGGCGCTGATACTCCTGCGCATCCAGCAGGCCATGTTTTTCCAGAAAACGGCGCGCCGTCATCGGGTAGGAGAGCGGGAGGTTCGCGCGCTGCATCGTGACCGGACGGTAGAAATTGGCATCGGCCCAGATATACATCACGTGCGTAGTCACAAACGAGGCGAAAAAGAGCGCGGCCACGGGGCGCGCGTACCGGCGGCGGCGCGTCAGGCTGCGCAGCTTCTGCCAGCTCCAGGTGGCGAACAGCATCTCGATAAGCAAAATCACCGGCACCGCAATAAACATCAGCTGCCAGTCGCGGGCCATTTCGCTTTGATCGGGGTTAATCACCACCTGCCAGACCACCGGATTGATATGCAGGTGGAAGCGGGTAAAGACTTCGCTGTCGACCAGCAGCAGCGTCATGCCGATGGTCGCGAGAATCGCCGACAGGAACCGCATCAGCCGTTGCGACATCACGATAAACGTGAGCGGGAACAGGATCAGCAGATACGTGGCAAACACCAGAAAGCTAAAGTGGCCCACCAGACTCACGTAGGAGTAAACCCGGCCCGTCAGGGTCGTGGGCCAGTCGGCGATAAACAGATAGCGGCTACCGAGGACAATGGAGAAGAGAATATTGAACAGGGCGAACCAGTGCCCCCAGCTGATCATCTGGGAGACTTTTTCGCGGTAGCGCTGACGGTTAGTCACCATAGCTTTTTAACGTTCTTCCTTAATGCGCGTTATCGTCGCGAATGGAGGACTGCAACGCCTCCGCGAAGGAGCGCGCCAGCGTCTTGCGCTGCGCGGGAGCCACGCTGTTATTGATAACATTGGTGACCATATTCCCAAGTACCATCAGGGAAAGGTCGGTCGGCGCCTTGTGCTTTGACAGCACGCTCGCCAGTTCAGTCAGTAATTCTTCAACGCGTTCGTCACTATAGCGGGATAGTTGTGGCATAAATCAACATCAGTTTGTTCAGGAAAGTCCAATATCTTACCGTAGCAGTGGCTTTATTTCCGCTTTTTTATCAGCGGTTGCGCAGGACGGCAGGCAGTGGTTGAATACGCCCCTGCCCAACAGGAGAGTTTATCATGAGTCTGGATATCAACCAGATTGCCTTACATCAGTTAATTAAGCGCGATGAGCAGAACCTGGAGCTTATCCTGCGCGACTCGCTGCTTGAACCTGGCAATACGGTCACGGAAATGATGGCCGAGCTGCATCGCGTCTACAGCGCGAAAAGCAAAGCCTACGGTCTTTTTAACGAAGAGAGCGAGCTTGCCGAGGCGCTGCGTCAGTGCCGTCGCGGCGATGAAGATTTCCTGGCGTTCAGCCGCGCGGCCACTGGCCGTCTGCGTGACGAGCTGGCGAAATAC
This sequence is a window from Cronobacter sakazakii. Protein-coding genes within it:
- the inv gene encoding inverse autotransporter invasin Inv, which encodes MHEQSIMEKNTLKISLLKKIIIWAQILLQIAFPLLVLPAHASSGPGATETDMSDASTLSASLASSAAQNGADAMKNTATHLATTHAASTVEEWLSHFGTAQVTLDVDDNGNWDNSAFDFLAPFYDNKKSVLFTQLGIRAPDGRTTGNIGVGVRTFYVRDWMFGGNVFFDDDFTGENRRIGFGAEAWTNYLKLSANTYIGTSQWHNSGDFDNYNEKPADGYDVRAEGYLPSFPQLGAKLMYEQYYGDNVALFDKDHLQSNPSAVTVGLNYTPVPLITAGIDYKRGQDSMDEMKFSLNFHYALDSSWQSQISPEQVATRRSLAGSRYDLVDRNNEIILQYKKKATSKAVADMTLATIKNNSPADGTSADTVTLHAVTADGKPAAHAAIVWTVSGNAALSNTNSVTDANGNTSVNLTNTTAGQVIVTATSGSVVRTTSAAFNLLVANLDLVVTKDNSIADGTDQNAAQVQVKDASGKGLSGVAISWKVGNGATIVSSDKATNSSGVATIHLSSTTPGAIKLSASAGNKTDSVNSTFVSQTVAAVAVTMTTNNSPADGSTANVAQALVTTASGQPMPGVSVTWNVGTATATTPLTVTTNASGIATVSLTDTTAETVTVSASAGGKSGSASAVFTAVPVNDVAVTMTTNNSPADGSTVNVAQALVTSASGQPMPGVSVTWNVGTATATTPLTVTTNAIGIATVSLTDTTAEAITVSATAGGKTGSAIAVFSVVPVSSVAVTITTNNSPADGSTANVAQALVTSASGQPMAGVSVTWNVGTATATTPLTVTTDASGLATVSLTDATAETVAVIASAGGKSGNASATFTSVSLKAVSVSLSSVGRGNAADPGITTALVKDINGNPVAGATVIWSNPANGFIHCNSGQSVTDAQGQATQTCYAVSGNVFGFSTTVTVDPQDTVDPSTPVTATNTRDYLL
- a CDS encoding YejL family protein codes for the protein MPQLSRYSDERVEELLTELASVLSKHKAPTDLSLMVLGNMVTNVINNSVAPAQRKTLARSFAEALQSSIRDDNAH
- a CDS encoding IS1-like element IS1B family transposase (programmed frameshift) encodes the protein MASVSISCPSCSATDGVVRNGKSTAGHQRYLCSHCRKTWQLQFTYTASQPGTHQKIIDMAMNGVGCRATARIMGVGLNTIFRHFKKLRPQSVTSRIQPGSDVIVCAEMDEQWGYVGAKSRQRWLFYAYDRLRKTVVAHVFGERTMATLGRLMSLLSPFDVVIWMTDGWPLYESRLKGKLHVISKRYTQRIERHNLNLRQHLARLGRKSLSFSKSVELHDKVIGHYLNIKHYQ
- a CDS encoding fimbrial biogenesis chaperone, translating into MSASKLFSKTTLMTLLISGGISWAQGAQAADTVQMTMTGIIQAPAATASGAQTGVVIEGTRVIYQPGQKQHSLTVRNQSKERWLIESWVDSDAVTGTTDSASTPPFEVSPALFRLDPNNVRKLHIIYKNAPLPTDRESVYWITIKASPQGLEQKRHALAVAINQRMKLFYRPAGLKAPTRSDYQKVIFSRAGNTLHAENPTPYWITFYSLMVGEKTIDTQGRMLPPKGSATYSLPPEPGGDNIVWQVTDDRGGNSLRLGSRLVSQ
- a CDS encoding KTSC domain-containing protein, with protein sequence MQREDVVSRSLASVGYDLDRRVLEIAFHSGAVYHYQNVPEQVWLALARAPSKGRYFRKAIQDRFPYQRVE
- a CDS encoding fimbrial protein, with product MKNQKILYHTLCVVVLLIAGITQALANCVIYPQPDATVNFGTVTVTSDIPVGGVIASQSIPATNNKEMECDAGSYGYFHFHLSYSANETSISHVYETNLQGIGVRVLQNGFYFTSPYTSSPVWTGPTAAYDANPTIVDLIKTSDTPEAGVLDIKQLAVKNFYYSSAEHQDRAYNMGNTTIVVPSLSCTVLTPTVAANLNNHLTTEFTGINSTTASVELPIKLSCPAGIMVYAKLDATADTATPQPGAIKLTPSSVLTASGVAIQIVDANNNGVPIGSISQFKPLTPTILNFGWKARYLQTAEIVAAGDANASATVTINYQ
- the yejM gene encoding LPS biosynthesis-modulating metalloenzyme YejM, whose amino-acid sequence is MVTNRQRYREKVSQMISWGHWFALFNILFSIVLGSRYLFIADWPTTLTGRVYSYVSLVGHFSFLVFATYLLILFPLTFIVMSQRLMRFLSAILATIGMTLLLVDSEVFTRFHLHINPVVWQVVINPDQSEMARDWQLMFIAVPVILLIEMLFATWSWQKLRSLTRRRRYARPVAALFFASFVTTHVMYIWADANFYRPVTMQRANLPLSYPMTARRFLEKHGLLDAQEYQRRLVEQGDPEAVSVQYPLSDLRYGDMGSGHNVLLITVDGLNYSRFEKQMPSLAQFAHDNINFTQHFSSGNLTDSGIFGLFYGISPGYMDGVLAARIPAALITALNQQGYQLGLFASDGFSSSLYRQALLSDFSLPTTQPQGDDQTASQWISWLNKYASEDNRWFSWVSFNGTNIDEDTQQAAFTRRYARAAGNVDTQIDRVLASLKASGKLDNTVVIITAGRGVPLGKQQESFGWDRSRIQVPLVIHWPGTPAQRVTKLTDHQDVMTTLMQRLLHVRTPAYEYSQGEDLFSPARRNNWVVSADNNTLAVTTPQMTLVLDNNGNYRMYDLRGERMKDDKPQLSLLLQVLTDEKRFIAN
- a CDS encoding LysR family transcriptional regulator, whose product is MMNLLISKKLKYFIVCFEAKCINSAAEQLCVTRSPLARVIYEMEEKMGGKLFIRKYNYLEPTELAITLYEKIKPVYDLGNDSNLLIVFYVQIMPDDFVMQLHRF